Proteins encoded in a region of the Haloarchaeobius salinus genome:
- a CDS encoding flippase activity-associated protein Agl23: MTDDPTPPSSRPADAVRTDGGSSSPSTDDRDEADGRDGPAEHDEVDEPTGEDETPGESADERTDDDEWDEWTAGTVSEDTPTDEPDDEQPTGDDAATDDPEPDELAGNDDYPWSSSNRTLGALVLVAVAGLAARLVWLGERLVHQDEGRVAYWVVRYLETGAYEYRPIVHGPFLFHVDRYVFQLLGPSDFSARLPVAILGAILPLAAWLYRKHLRDTEVVALGLFLAFNPVLLYYSRFMRSDIPLVVFVAFTVGFFLRYYDERQRRYLAAGVATLALAMTTKENALLYPVCWLGAAALLLDHRLFRAPVTDDLTVWGVLVDYLDWVLPFDLRGSWNTLTAGNVNGLVDRHIDWWRTGWTAVAVAVGLVVEFFAIIVLFYAPRGGGYTKQHAAGWPGPEQAGQNIGLWNSLGQLAGGDPDMFVAVVREAIVGSWEEFTGQWASDHGNSYLSFFEHYVNVLEAAALVLCAFAVIGFVVDRYSSDGPRDLVALASYWGFVSVLGYPIATDIRAGWATTHAIIALAIPAAVGLAIVFRWGIESFTDDDPVGVALTVVVLLLVSGQVATTAVGLVYVNDQDPDNMLVQYAQSSSTDLKDSLQEVERIGREQGGPDDVDVLFYGNEYYTSNLSDDFQPPASSGYYERRTLMWYMEMYQYRANQTDGESFVYDTAITLRQVNRTNAPVVVAIGNGSNGDDAEDIHRWLIEEGYEPREFQRFATVNRTDEGLGPGTPFMIYVNESALSEPADVPAPEQSNAVGPVSTAPTDRLQTAARTVAVDDWLRRAARPARARGSPVLGA; encoded by the coding sequence ATGACCGACGACCCCACGCCGCCCTCCAGCCGTCCGGCGGACGCGGTCCGCACCGACGGCGGGTCGTCGTCCCCCTCGACGGACGACCGGGACGAGGCCGACGGCCGCGACGGGCCAGCGGAACACGACGAGGTCGACGAGCCCACAGGAGAGGACGAGACACCGGGTGAGAGCGCCGACGAGCGGACGGACGACGACGAGTGGGACGAGTGGACCGCCGGGACGGTGAGCGAGGACACGCCCACCGACGAGCCCGACGACGAGCAGCCGACGGGCGACGACGCAGCGACCGACGACCCCGAACCGGACGAGCTCGCGGGCAACGACGACTACCCGTGGTCGTCGAGCAACCGCACGCTCGGCGCGCTCGTGCTCGTCGCCGTGGCCGGCCTCGCCGCGCGGCTGGTGTGGCTCGGCGAGCGGCTCGTCCACCAGGACGAGGGTCGGGTCGCCTACTGGGTGGTCCGCTATCTCGAGACCGGCGCGTACGAGTACCGCCCCATCGTCCACGGCCCGTTCCTCTTCCACGTCGACAGGTACGTCTTCCAGCTGCTCGGGCCGTCGGACTTCAGCGCGCGGCTTCCGGTCGCCATCCTCGGTGCCATCCTGCCGCTCGCGGCGTGGCTCTACCGGAAGCACCTGCGGGACACCGAGGTCGTCGCACTCGGGCTGTTCCTCGCGTTCAACCCGGTCCTGCTGTACTACTCGCGGTTCATGCGCTCGGACATCCCGCTGGTCGTGTTCGTCGCGTTCACCGTCGGGTTCTTCCTGCGGTACTACGACGAGCGCCAGCGTCGGTACCTCGCCGCCGGGGTGGCGACGCTCGCGCTCGCGATGACGACGAAGGAGAACGCGCTGCTCTACCCGGTCTGCTGGCTCGGGGCGGCCGCGCTCCTGCTCGACCACCGGCTGTTTCGTGCGCCGGTGACCGACGACCTGACGGTCTGGGGCGTCCTCGTCGACTACCTCGACTGGGTGCTGCCGTTCGACCTTCGCGGGTCGTGGAACACGCTCACGGCGGGGAACGTGAACGGGCTCGTCGACCGCCACATCGACTGGTGGCGGACGGGCTGGACCGCCGTCGCGGTCGCGGTCGGCCTCGTCGTCGAGTTCTTCGCCATCATCGTGCTGTTCTACGCGCCCCGCGGCGGCGGCTACACGAAGCAACACGCCGCAGGTTGGCCCGGTCCGGAACAGGCCGGCCAGAACATCGGGCTGTGGAACTCGCTCGGCCAGCTCGCCGGCGGCGACCCCGACATGTTCGTCGCGGTCGTCCGGGAGGCCATCGTCGGCTCGTGGGAGGAGTTCACCGGCCAGTGGGCGAGCGACCACGGCAACTCCTACCTCTCGTTCTTCGAGCACTACGTGAACGTGCTCGAAGCGGCGGCGCTCGTGCTCTGTGCGTTCGCCGTCATCGGGTTCGTCGTCGACCGCTACAGCAGCGACGGCCCCCGCGACCTCGTCGCACTCGCGTCGTACTGGGGCTTCGTCAGCGTGCTCGGCTACCCCATCGCGACGGACATCCGCGCGGGCTGGGCGACGACCCACGCCATCATCGCGCTCGCCATCCCGGCGGCGGTCGGCCTCGCCATCGTCTTCCGCTGGGGCATCGAGTCGTTCACCGACGACGACCCCGTCGGCGTCGCGCTGACGGTCGTCGTCCTCCTGCTCGTCTCCGGGCAGGTCGCCACGACGGCGGTCGGGCTGGTGTACGTGAACGACCAGGACCCCGACAACATGCTCGTGCAGTACGCCCAGTCCTCCAGCACGGACCTGAAGGACAGCCTGCAGGAGGTCGAGCGCATCGGCCGCGAGCAGGGTGGCCCCGACGACGTGGACGTGCTGTTCTACGGCAACGAGTACTACACGTCGAACCTGAGCGACGACTTCCAGCCACCGGCCTCCAGTGGCTACTACGAACGCCGGACGCTGATGTGGTACATGGAGATGTACCAGTACCGCGCGAACCAGACCGACGGGGAGAGTTTCGTCTACGACACGGCCATCACGCTCCGGCAGGTCAACCGGACGAACGCACCGGTCGTCGTCGCCATCGGGAACGGCTCCAACGGCGATGACGCGGAGGACATCCACCGGTGGCTCATCGAGGAGGGGTACGAGCCACGCGAGTTCCAGCGCTTCGCGACGGTCAACCGGACGGACGAGGGGCTCGGACCGGGGACGCCGTTCATGATCTACGTCAACGAGTCGGCGCTGTCCGAACCGGCAGACGTGCCGGCACCCGAGCAGTCGAACGCGGTGGGACCCGTCTCGACGGCACCCACCGACCGGCTGCAGACGGCGGCCCGGACCGTCGCCGTGGACGACTGGCTCCGACGCGCGGCGCGACCGGCCCGAGCGCGCGGGTCGCCTGTTCTCGGCGCGTAA
- a CDS encoding ATP-binding protein: MSNAALSVVEFLLTADVYTENRELDENDLPPRFRRVFYADGEVERPLTVTNKTARAATSIDHPWDAVSELLFTDRDEFSGKLTLTQPEMAENWFLERVDAGVIRRNPTLAWEFADEFDGVTYEEAREANRPIQADRVWIDSLLDEMFEDEEDEEMLDLVDIRAPEEIDQTLDDIVLTEEQEGEIQKVVKAIEHREYLAEIGLREIGKLLFVGPPGTGKTSAAKGLAYKLDLPFVEVKLSMITSQYLGETAKNVEKTFEVAKRLSPCILFMDEFDFVAKTRGGDEHNAIKRAVNTLLKSIDDISLIQDDVLLIGATNHPDQLDAAAWRRFDEIVNFPKPDHGMRSDILRIITRAMDIEEFDPDAIADITEGLTGSDLRLVMREAVLDALTEERTTLTQQDLEAAVADFEERDNLKNMDMIEGDHDALVAGGDIAGDGSGHDSDEHDHDHGHDD, from the coding sequence ATGAGTAACGCGGCGCTATCGGTCGTCGAGTTCCTGTTGACCGCCGACGTCTACACCGAGAACCGCGAGCTGGACGAGAACGACCTCCCGCCGCGGTTCCGACGCGTGTTCTACGCCGACGGCGAGGTCGAGCGACCGCTCACGGTGACGAACAAGACGGCCCGGGCGGCGACGAGTATCGACCACCCCTGGGACGCGGTCTCCGAACTCCTCTTCACCGACCGCGACGAGTTCTCCGGGAAACTGACGCTCACCCAGCCCGAGATGGCCGAGAACTGGTTCCTCGAACGGGTGGACGCCGGGGTGATACGCCGGAACCCCACCCTCGCCTGGGAGTTCGCCGACGAGTTCGACGGGGTCACCTACGAGGAGGCCCGGGAGGCCAACCGCCCCATCCAGGCCGACCGCGTCTGGATCGACTCGCTGCTCGACGAGATGTTCGAGGACGAGGAGGACGAGGAGATGCTCGACCTCGTCGACATCCGCGCGCCCGAGGAGATCGACCAGACGCTCGACGACATCGTGCTCACCGAGGAGCAGGAGGGCGAGATTCAGAAGGTCGTCAAGGCCATCGAGCACCGCGAGTACCTCGCCGAGATCGGCCTGCGCGAGATCGGCAAGCTGCTGTTCGTCGGCCCGCCGGGCACCGGGAAGACCTCCGCCGCGAAGGGGCTGGCGTACAAGCTCGACCTGCCGTTCGTCGAGGTGAAGCTCTCGATGATCACGAGCCAGTACCTCGGCGAGACGGCCAAGAACGTCGAGAAGACGTTCGAGGTGGCAAAGCGGCTCTCGCCGTGTATCCTGTTCATGGACGAGTTCGACTTCGTCGCCAAGACCCGCGGTGGCGACGAACACAACGCCATCAAGCGCGCCGTCAACACCCTGCTGAAGAGCATCGACGACATCTCGCTCATCCAGGACGACGTGCTGCTCATCGGTGCGACGAACCACCCCGACCAGCTCGACGCCGCGGCCTGGCGGCGCTTCGACGAGATCGTCAACTTCCCCAAACCCGACCACGGGATGCGTTCGGACATCCTCCGCATCATCACCCGCGCGATGGACATCGAGGAGTTCGACCCCGACGCCATCGCCGACATCACCGAGGGCCTCACCGGGAGCGACCTCCGGCTGGTCATGCGCGAGGCCGTCCTCGACGCGCTCACCGAGGAGCGCACGACGCTGACCCAGCAGGACCTCGAGGCCGCCGTCGCCGACTTCGAGGAGCGGGACAATCTCAAGAACATGGACATGATCGAGGGCGACCACGACGCCCTGGTCGCGGGCGGCGACATCGCGGGCGACGGGTCGGGGCACGACAGCGACGAACACGATCACGATCACGGTCACGACGACTGA